The Acidobacteriota bacterium genome includes the window GCCAAGTCTTCCCGAGGTCGAGCCCGGCAGCCTCCTCGGCCGTCAACAGGCCATCGTTCTCCGCCGCGGGCGGCCGGCCTTCCCGCCATGCCTCCAAAGATTCCGGAGCGTTCGCGAGGGCGACATAGCTACGGAGCATCGGAAGGCGCCGGACGGCTTCGGATAGGCCCTTAAGGGCAGAGTTGCGGAGGAAGTGGCCGTGGCCGGAGAAGTGAAGGATGCCCGGTGACGGCTCTTCGAAGAGAGCTCGCTCGCTCGCCTGATCCCCGGTGAGGATTCTGGGTGCCCAGCCGTGGCGACACGCTACCCCGGCTAGATCTTGAACCTCTCGTTCCGGCAGAGTGAGGAGGTCGTCATTCCTGCCAACGGCCAGCACAGTTTTGGGAGTTGCGCGGGCTACATCTCGAACCAGGTCGCGCCCCGAGGTCACCTGGAAGAGATCTAGATCTTCGGCGACAAACCGCCCTTCCTCGTTGGGGAGAGCAGCCCAAGGGACAAAGTGCAGGGCGCCATCAGGGCTCAAGAAGAGGGTTCGAGTGTCCGGAGGAAGCGCTCTGGCCAATGGGTGCCACAACCGACGATGGAGCTCGCCGAGGAATGATCGAAAGCCCGAGGAGCCTCCGCAGTCGAGGGGGTCCGATCCTCGGCCCTGTTTTCCCAGACAGGCGGCTAGCTGGTCCACCGCCGCCTCGATTTCAGCAGCAGAGCCGAGCGGTACCCACCGAGGCTCTCCCTGCTGGGGAATGAGCACGGCCCCATAGTGCGAAAGCAGTCTAGCCCCATCGCCGACTCGCTCGAAGCGAATGATGTCGATGAAGGCCTCGTCCTGCTCGAGCCGCATTTGCAGCCGATCGAGGTCTACGGTGGGGGTTCGCGAGGCGCTCAGCCGGCCCAAGGATCGGGCAAGCGCTGATTCTTCCTGCTTCAGCTCCCGGATGAGCTCCTCGCGCCGAGCGCGGTCGGTGCCACCGGTTGAGCTTTCCACCAGCGATGCCATGATCTGGCGCTTGAGCGAACGAATGTGCTCGAATCGCCTTTTGTGCTCCGGCACCCTCGAGAGGCGTGCCAGCGCTCGTTCTTGGAGCAGCGACTCCGTGACGGCCCCTTTGACCGACAGCACAGCCTCCGCCAGAAGACGCGGCTCTTCCAGGGTGGCCAGCAGGTCGTACAGGAAGCCCTGCCGGCGATAGGCAAGGCGTTCCGCTTCGGTCCCGAAACGGAGGACCTGCTCGAGGGACCGCTGCTCGAGATCCAAGGCCTCGACGGCTAGATCCTTCGCCGCGTTTGTTTCGCCTCTCTGCCAGGCAACCACCGCCAGCCCCTTGAGAACCCCTGCGTTGAATGGATGGACGGGAGAGCCATTCCTGCTCCACAGTCGCTGTGCTCGCTCCAGAAGAGCCTGTGCTTGGTTGAGATCTTGGTGAGATATCGCGACCGTGGCTAGGTTGGCCAGCGGGGCGACAAGGTCGTCAGGTGTTGTATCGGGGCTGGCTTCGAGAATGTCGAGGGATCTCTCGAGGCGCTCGCTCGCCTGGCCGAGCTTTCCTCGCTTGATCGAAACCACGGCGAGATTGCTCAGAACCTTCGCCTCCATGGGACTGTCCTTTCCTACAAGCTGTAGCGCCTCCTCGAGCGCTCTCTCGGCGCCTTCATAGAGCTCGAGCCCGCGAAGCGCCTCCCCAAGGTTGTTGAGCAGCGCGAGGCGGAGCCTAGGGTTGAGCCGAGGCCTGCTCTCAAGCAGGCTCTCGCAGATGACCCGGGCGCGCTCGAAGTCGCCCATCACGAGGCGCAGAACTGCCAGGTTCTGTTGGATGGTTCGGTATTTCTCCGTCTGCTGTTGCTGAAGGGTTTCGAGAAGGTTCAGAGCCTCCTCGAAGGAGCGATCAGCGAGGTCCCAGTTCGCCAAACTCGTCGAGACGGATGCCAGGTTCTGTAGAGCGACGACTCGTTCGGACGGGTGCTGGTCAGTGTCCAATAGATCGAGAGACCGCTGAAAAAGCAGGTTTGCTTCACTGACCTCTCCGCACTGAAAATGAACCATGCCCATGTTGTTGTACAGCCATGCGAGGTCTTCTGACTTGTCGGGATAGTTGACCAGGATCCGGACCGCTTCGTCGAATCGAGCCTGAGCGCGGTCGAAGTCGCCGAGTGCACCATAGAGCTGTGCCAGATAGCCGACCAGGCGCCCGACCCCGGCACTACCCGCTCCGTCGACAGCTCGGGCAGCCTTGGCCAGGCCCTCCAGGGGTGGAATGGCTGCCGCTACGGACTCCTTGGGGACGGGTGGGAGCCCAGGGGGTTGGATCCACCCACCCGCGGCTTGAGTTTCAGATGGGGTCAAGGGGCCAGCGCCGCTGACAGGTTCCAGGGGTTCGCGAGTCCAGCTCTCTGCCGCCAGCGGAGCGACTGTCGCCAGAATTCCGCAGGGGAGTAGGCAGCTCAAGACCAGGCTCTTGAGGACGCAACGAAATCGAAGGCTTTGATTCATGGGAATCCTCCTCTTTCTTTGAATAGAGCCGATGGAAGATTTATTGTTGGAGAGTCTGTCGCACCGATAGAAAGGTTCTGTTTCAGGCCCACAAGGGGCTTCATCGGACCCTCTGAGGCCGAGCACGCCGTTCTGATCCCGGGTACCTGGGAGAGCTCTCCTGGGTCACCGGCTGCTAGGGAGCCTGCCCAGCCTCGGGCCGGCCGCATCGGGGCCTTCGCACCCTTCTCGTCGCATTCTGTGTCGATAGAGGAATGCGCCAGTTGCCAGGTCTCTTTCGTGCAGCGGGTAGCCATCCTTCAGCGAACAACTCGCTACGGGCCGGCTGGCTGTTTCTCGGCTGCTTGGTCCTGACCGGCCTCGGCACCGGGAACTCCGACCAGGCCGAGGCCGTAGTGGCCTCTGGTGGGGTGGTGGAGCGGCTCCAGGAGGTTCACCGCCAACGTCGGGATGTGCGCTATGCCTTCGGTGGCTGCGACGACCTCAGGATGGACTGCTCGTGCTTCGTGCAGACCGCCTTCGAGGACGCCTTTGGCCGTCGCTTGCCGCGCACAACCCTCAGCCAAACGAGATTCTTCGAGAGCGAGTTGCTGCCCAGGCTCACCGACATTCGTCGGCTGGCGCCGGCAACCCTTTGCCCCGGCGATTTGATCTACACCTTCCGCGGTGACCGTTGGGAGACCGCACCGCGCCATGTGGCGATCTATTACCAGGATGGGCGCATTCTCCATTCAGCTTCGGGTCTCGGGGTGGGGGTCCAGTCGCTCGATGTCCTTTCCCACCACAAGCTCCATGGTGTCGTGCGCCTCTTCGAATGCAGGGACCCTGGACCCAACTCCGGGTCGAAACAACCCGAGCCCCCATCTCCTACCCGTGGCCCTCTTCCAGGGCCAAACAACGCCCTCGCCGAGGCTGAGAGTCAGAAGGCGGTGCGCCAACTCGTCGACGACCTCTTTCAGGCTTGGTTTCGACGTGACCGGCGGACCTTTGCCTCCCTCTGGGGCGAGGGGGCCCTGCAATGGCGCCAAGGCTCTGCTGGGGACGAATCGTCCGTGCTCTCCGACTGGCGCAAGACGTTTGATGAATTGGCGGGCCGGCGCTGGAGGTACGGGATTCGCGAGCTGCAGACCCGCGGCGATACCGCCTTTGTCGAAGTCGGCACCGAGTACCCCTGCTTAGCCCCCGAGCAAGGGATCTGCAGCAGCCAGATCCAGACCTTTGTCTGGAGACTCGGCGCGGACGGTGGCTGGCGCATCGTTCAGCATGAGCTGGGCTCAGCGCAATGAGGTGGCGAAGCCGGACTGCTCGCGGTTTCACAACCTTTTGCCGCCGAACCGTGTCTTTCGAACCCAGAACGGCTCGCAACGCGGCTCGACTTTCACCATGGGTTGGCAAGGAGATTCTATGTGCAGGACTTCGGTATGGATGGGATGGATCGTCGCG containing:
- a CDS encoding CHAT domain-containing tetratricopeptide repeat protein, whose protein sequence is MNQSLRFRCVLKSLVLSCLLPCGILATVAPLAAESWTREPLEPVSGAGPLTPSETQAAGGWIQPPGLPPVPKESVAAAIPPLEGLAKAARAVDGAGSAGVGRLVGYLAQLYGALGDFDRAQARFDEAVRILVNYPDKSEDLAWLYNNMGMVHFQCGEVSEANLLFQRSLDLLDTDQHPSERVVALQNLASVSTSLANWDLADRSFEEALNLLETLQQQQTEKYRTIQQNLAVLRLVMGDFERARVICESLLESRPRLNPRLRLALLNNLGEALRGLELYEGAERALEEALQLVGKDSPMEAKVLSNLAVVSIKRGKLGQASERLERSLDILEASPDTTPDDLVAPLANLATVAISHQDLNQAQALLERAQRLWSRNGSPVHPFNAGVLKGLAVVAWQRGETNAAKDLAVEALDLEQRSLEQVLRFGTEAERLAYRRQGFLYDLLATLEEPRLLAEAVLSVKGAVTESLLQERALARLSRVPEHKRRFEHIRSLKRQIMASLVESSTGGTDRARREELIRELKQEESALARSLGRLSASRTPTVDLDRLQMRLEQDEAFIDIIRFERVGDGARLLSHYGAVLIPQQGEPRWVPLGSAAEIEAAVDQLAACLGKQGRGSDPLDCGGSSGFRSFLGELHRRLWHPLARALPPDTRTLFLSPDGALHFVPWAALPNEEGRFVAEDLDLFQVTSGRDLVRDVARATPKTVLAVGRNDDLLTLPEREVQDLAGVACRHGWAPRILTGDQASERALFEEPSPGILHFSGHGHFLRNSALKGLSEAVRRLPMLRSYVALANAPESLEAWREGRPPAAENDGLLTAEEAAGLDLGKTWLTTLSACETGLGEAARGESVLGLRHGFRLAGSRHLLFSLWKIGDEDAHRFMELFYPRLFETKDVEEAFAEVQRAELLRIRDEDSLAEAVLAAGGFVLTR
- a CDS encoding NlpC/P60 family protein, which produces MRQLPGLFRAAGSHPSANNSLRAGWLFLGCLVLTGLGTGNSDQAEAVVASGGVVERLQEVHRQRRDVRYAFGGCDDLRMDCSCFVQTAFEDAFGRRLPRTTLSQTRFFESELLPRLTDIRRLAPATLCPGDLIYTFRGDRWETAPRHVAIYYQDGRILHSASGLGVGVQSLDVLSHHKLHGVVRLFECRDPGPNSGSKQPEPPSPTRGPLPGPNNALAEAESQKAVRQLVDDLFQAWFRRDRRTFASLWGEGALQWRQGSAGDESSVLSDWRKTFDELAGRRWRYGIRELQTRGDTAFVEVGTEYPCLAPEQGICSSQIQTFVWRLGADGGWRIVQHELGSAQ